The Helicobacter canis genomic sequence CACCACACCATAGCGCGCTAGGCTTGTCTCATCGCTAAGTCGCTGCTCGATGAGCTGCTTTTGTGCTTCTAGGGATTGTATGCGATCTGGTAGGCTATCTAGCTCGCGCTGTTCGTTGTAGCTTAGTTTTTTATTTTTGGGCGTTGGCTTTTGCGCGCTTTTGCGGGAGTCTGCGGCGGGGGCTTGCTCATTACCGCTTAGGTAAATCCCTTCGCCCCCGCCTTGACAACCCACAAAATCATCGCAAAACAAGGGATACCGCTCGCCGTTAAGCGATGTTTCTTTAGAATCCATACATTCTGCGCTAGCAGAATAACCACTCCTAGAATCCGCTTTTGTGCTATGGATCGCCACGCCGACTTCATCGGCTCGCGATGACGATTGATTTTCTCGTTTAGCCTGATTTGCTTCTCCTAAGATTCTAGGACTTGCGGTGGGGCTGTGGGAGCTTTGGCGTTTTTGTGGAAGGTTAGCGGACTCCCTGTCCGTGCCTTCCGCAAAAACGCCAACACTGCCGCATTGCTCACCCAAGACTGAATCGCCTAGCAAGAAAAGTGGATTCTAGGAGTTTTGTGAGCCTACCACCGATAGCCAAGCGATGCGGTGTAGATAAAGAGCCCCCCAAGTCCCCCACTATGATAGAGTGAGCTCATACTCTGCTTATAAGTCCAGCTCCCAGCTAGCCCTAGATCAAAGCCCCTTAGATTGATTTTCGCCCCACAGCCTAGCATAAAGCCATCAGAATCCGGTATGCCAATTTTATCCTGCGCACTTGGAGCTGCGTCATAGGCAGCTGACGCCATAAGGCGCACAAAGGGCGTCTTATAAGTCGCGCCTATGCGG encodes the following:
- a CDS encoding ABC transporter C-terminal domain-containing protein, with protein sequence MGEQCGSVGVFAEGTDRESANLPQKRQSSHSPTASPRILGEANQAKRENQSSSRADEVGVAIHSTKADSRSGYSASAECMDSKETSLNGERYPLFCDDFVGCQGGGEGIYLSGNEQAPAADSRKSAQKPTPKNKKLSYNEQRELDSLPDRIQSLEAQKQLIEQRLSDETSLARYGVVALAKELESITKELDSSYERYFFLEEKQESLKH